From Xenopus tropicalis strain Nigerian chromosome 3, UCB_Xtro_10.0, whole genome shotgun sequence, the proteins below share one genomic window:
- the ube2d4 gene encoding ubiquitin-conjugating enzyme E2 D4 isoform X2, translated as MALKRIQKELMDLQRDPPAQCSAGPVGEDLFHWQATIMGPNDSPFQGGVFFLTIHFPTDYPFKPPKVAFTTKIYHPNINSNGSICLDILRSQWSPALTVSKVLLSICSLLCDPNPDDPLVPEIAHTYKADREKYNRLAREWTQKYAM; from the exons ATGGCGCTGAAAAGGATCCAGAAG GAGCTGATGGATTTACAGAGGGATCCTCCAGCACAGTGTTCAGCTGGTCCCGTGGGAGAGGACT TATTCCACTGGCAGGCGACCATTATGGGCCCT aaTGACAGTCCCTTCCAAGGTGGAGTTTTCTTCCTCACAATTCACTTTCCCACAGATTACCCCTTTAAACCTCCCAAG GTGGCGTTTACAACGAAGATTTATCACCCTAATATAAACAGCAACGGAAGCATCTGCCTGGATATCCTCCGGAGCCAGTGGTCGCCAGCCCTGACTGTGTCCAAAG TACTGCTATCCATCTGTTCTTTACTCTGTGACCCAAACCCCGACGATCCTCTGGTGCCAGAGATTGCTCACACGTACAAAGCAGATCGGGAGAA GTACAACAGACTAGCAAGAGAATGGACACAGAAATATGCAATGTAA
- the ube2d4 gene encoding ubiquitin-conjugating enzyme E2 D4 isoform X1 has product MGGNIILSSFPTFINYSLSVELMDLQRDPPAQCSAGPVGEDLFHWQATIMGPNDSPFQGGVFFLTIHFPTDYPFKPPKVAFTTKIYHPNINSNGSICLDILRSQWSPALTVSKVLLSICSLLCDPNPDDPLVPEIAHTYKADREKYNRLAREWTQKYAM; this is encoded by the exons ATGGGAGGAAACATAATTCTGAGCAGCTTTCCTACGTTCATTAATTACTCATTGTCAGTG GAGCTGATGGATTTACAGAGGGATCCTCCAGCACAGTGTTCAGCTGGTCCCGTGGGAGAGGACT TATTCCACTGGCAGGCGACCATTATGGGCCCT aaTGACAGTCCCTTCCAAGGTGGAGTTTTCTTCCTCACAATTCACTTTCCCACAGATTACCCCTTTAAACCTCCCAAG GTGGCGTTTACAACGAAGATTTATCACCCTAATATAAACAGCAACGGAAGCATCTGCCTGGATATCCTCCGGAGCCAGTGGTCGCCAGCCCTGACTGTGTCCAAAG TACTGCTATCCATCTGTTCTTTACTCTGTGACCCAAACCCCGACGATCCTCTGGTGCCAGAGATTGCTCACACGTACAAAGCAGATCGGGAGAA GTACAACAGACTAGCAAGAGAATGGACACAGAAATATGCAATGTAA
- the ube2d4 gene encoding ubiquitin-conjugating enzyme E2 D4 isoform X3: MDLQRDPPAQCSAGPVGEDLFHWQATIMGPNDSPFQGGVFFLTIHFPTDYPFKPPKVAFTTKIYHPNINSNGSICLDILRSQWSPALTVSKVLLSICSLLCDPNPDDPLVPEIAHTYKADREKYNRLAREWTQKYAM; the protein is encoded by the exons ATGGATTTACAGAGGGATCCTCCAGCACAGTGTTCAGCTGGTCCCGTGGGAGAGGACT TATTCCACTGGCAGGCGACCATTATGGGCCCT aaTGACAGTCCCTTCCAAGGTGGAGTTTTCTTCCTCACAATTCACTTTCCCACAGATTACCCCTTTAAACCTCCCAAG GTGGCGTTTACAACGAAGATTTATCACCCTAATATAAACAGCAACGGAAGCATCTGCCTGGATATCCTCCGGAGCCAGTGGTCGCCAGCCCTGACTGTGTCCAAAG TACTGCTATCCATCTGTTCTTTACTCTGTGACCCAAACCCCGACGATCCTCTGGTGCCAGAGATTGCTCACACGTACAAAGCAGATCGGGAGAA GTACAACAGACTAGCAAGAGAATGGACACAGAAATATGCAATGTAA